Proteins encoded by one window of Mycolicibacterium sp. ND9-15:
- a CDS encoding heterodisulfide reductase-related iron-sulfur binding cluster, which yields MDTQMLIRLVVGLALTALVLVFAARRVLWLTNLIRSGARTSPENNRKDHLATRIGTQIKEVFGQTRLLKWSIPGLAHFFTMWGFFILASVYLEAYGLLFDHDFHIPFIGRWDALGFLQDFFAVAVLAGIIVFAIIRVRTEPKEHGRESRFYGSHTGGAWLILFMIFNVIWTYALVRGAAVNTGALPYGNGAFFSQFMGWVLSPLGETANEWVETIALLMHIAVMLVFLLIVLHSKHLHIGLAPINVTFKRLPDGLGPLLPVEYEGKSIDFEDPPEDAVLGRGKIEDFTWKAYLDMTTCTECGRCQSQCPAWNTGKPLSPKLVIMNLRDHLFAKAPYILGDKESPLENTPEGGLGEELRGEKQSEEHSHEHVPESGFERILGSGPAQATRPLVGTEEQGGVIDPDVLWSCTTCGACVEQCPVDIEHIDHIVDMRRYQVMMESEFPGELGVLFKNLETKGNPWGQNAKDRTNWIEEVDFDVPVYGKDVESFDGYEYLFWVGCAGAYEDRAKKTTKAVAELLAAAGVKFLVLGEGETCNGDSARRSGNEFLFQQLAAQNVETLNELFEGVERVDRKIVVTCPHCFNTLGREYPQVGGNFTVLHHTQLLNRLVRDKKLIPVAPADGGMDITYHDPCYLGRHNKEYSAPRELIGASGAKLTEMPRHADRGLCCGAGGARMWMEEHIGKRVNVERTEEAMDTASTIATGCPFCRVMITDGVDDVAASRNVEKAEVLDVAQLLLGSLDKTAIVLPEKGTAAKEAEERAATLAAAAPVTAAPADAEPEPKPEPEAAKVEAATATETKPVTGLGIAGGAKRPGAKKAAAAGEPAEKPAAAAPPAKGLGLAAGAKRPGAKKAAKPASPNEGEATVTQPPNVDPDQATPGGKTDTADSDRGLDDKPEPEVKGLGIAPGARRPGAKKAAAPAQPSAAPKPAATQAEPASSGESGAAPESSDSDGGDKPEPPAVKGLGIARGARPPGKR from the coding sequence GTGGATACCCAGATGCTGATCAGGCTTGTCGTCGGCCTCGCGCTGACCGCACTCGTTCTGGTGTTCGCCGCAAGACGCGTGCTCTGGCTGACGAACCTCATCCGCTCCGGAGCACGGACGAGCCCGGAGAACAACCGCAAAGACCACCTCGCCACGCGCATCGGGACGCAGATCAAAGAGGTTTTCGGGCAAACCCGGCTGTTGAAGTGGTCGATTCCGGGCCTCGCGCACTTCTTCACGATGTGGGGCTTCTTCATTCTGGCGTCGGTCTACCTCGAGGCCTACGGTCTGCTCTTCGACCACGACTTCCATATCCCGTTCATCGGCCGCTGGGACGCGCTGGGCTTCCTGCAGGACTTCTTCGCCGTCGCCGTGCTCGCCGGCATCATCGTCTTCGCGATCATCCGGGTGCGCACCGAACCCAAGGAGCACGGCCGCGAGTCCCGGTTCTATGGGTCGCACACCGGTGGCGCCTGGCTGATCCTGTTCATGATCTTCAACGTCATCTGGACCTACGCGCTGGTTCGTGGCGCCGCGGTGAACACCGGTGCCCTGCCGTACGGCAACGGCGCGTTCTTCTCCCAGTTCATGGGCTGGGTGCTGAGTCCCCTCGGCGAAACTGCCAACGAGTGGGTCGAGACCATCGCCTTGCTCATGCACATCGCGGTGATGCTGGTCTTCCTGTTGATCGTGCTGCACTCCAAGCACCTGCACATCGGCCTGGCCCCGATCAACGTGACGTTCAAGCGACTGCCCGACGGCCTGGGCCCGCTGCTGCCGGTCGAGTATGAGGGCAAGTCAATCGACTTCGAGGATCCGCCGGAGGACGCCGTGCTGGGCCGCGGCAAGATCGAGGACTTCACGTGGAAGGCCTACCTCGACATGACAACGTGCACCGAGTGCGGTCGGTGCCAGTCGCAGTGCCCGGCGTGGAACACCGGTAAGCCGCTGTCGCCCAAGCTCGTGATCATGAACCTGCGCGACCATCTGTTCGCCAAGGCGCCCTACATCCTCGGTGACAAGGAATCGCCGCTGGAGAACACGCCCGAAGGCGGTCTCGGGGAAGAACTCCGCGGCGAGAAGCAATCCGAGGAGCATTCGCACGAGCACGTCCCCGAGTCGGGCTTCGAGCGGATCCTCGGTTCGGGTCCCGCACAGGCCACTCGGCCCCTGGTAGGCACCGAGGAACAGGGCGGCGTCATCGACCCCGACGTGCTCTGGTCCTGTACGACGTGCGGCGCGTGCGTCGAGCAGTGCCCCGTCGACATCGAGCACATCGACCACATCGTCGACATGCGCCGCTACCAGGTGATGATGGAGTCCGAGTTCCCCGGCGAGCTCGGCGTGCTGTTCAAGAACCTGGAGACCAAGGGCAACCCGTGGGGCCAGAACGCCAAGGACCGTACGAACTGGATCGAAGAGGTCGACTTCGACGTGCCGGTGTACGGCAAGGACGTCGAGTCGTTCGACGGCTACGAGTACCTGTTCTGGGTGGGCTGCGCCGGCGCCTACGAGGACCGCGCGAAGAAGACCACCAAGGCCGTCGCCGAACTGCTGGCCGCGGCGGGAGTGAAATTCCTGGTGCTCGGCGAGGGCGAAACCTGCAACGGCGACTCGGCCCGCCGCTCGGGCAACGAGTTCCTGTTCCAGCAACTCGCCGCGCAGAACGTCGAGACCCTCAACGAGCTGTTCGAGGGCGTCGAGCGGGTGGACCGCAAGATCGTGGTCACCTGCCCACACTGCTTCAACACGCTGGGCCGCGAGTACCCGCAGGTCGGCGGCAACTTCACGGTGCTGCACCATACGCAGCTGCTGAACCGGCTGGTGCGCGACAAGAAGCTGATCCCAGTCGCCCCCGCCGACGGTGGGATGGACATCACGTACCACGACCCCTGCTACCTCGGCCGGCACAACAAGGAGTACTCGGCGCCGCGTGAGCTGATCGGGGCGTCGGGCGCGAAGCTGACCGAGATGCCGCGGCACGCCGACCGCGGCCTGTGCTGCGGTGCCGGTGGCGCGCGGATGTGGATGGAAGAGCACATCGGCAAGCGCGTCAACGTGGAACGCACCGAAGAAGCCATGGACACCGCCTCGACGATCGCAACCGGCTGCCCGTTCTGCCGCGTGATGATCACCGACGGTGTCGACGACGTGGCCGCCAGCCGTAACGTGGAAAAGGCCGAGGTTCTCGACGTGGCGCAGCTGCTGCTGGGTTCGCTGGACAAGACCGCCATCGTGCTGCCGGAGAAGGGCACCGCGGCCAAAGAAGCCGAGGAGCGCGCCGCCACGCTGGCCGCGGCGGCGCCCGTGACGGCGGCGCCGGCCGATGCTGAGCCCGAACCCAAGCCGGAACCCGAGGCCGCCAAGGTCGAGGCCGCCACGGCGACGGAAACCAAACCGGTCACCGGTCTCGGGATCGCGGGCGGCGCCAAGCGACCCGGCGCGAAGAAGGCCGCGGCGGCGGGCGAACCGGCCGAAAAGCCCGCTGCCGCAGCGCCACCGGCGAAGGGACTCGGTCTTGCTGCGGGCGCGAAGCGTCCGGGCGCGAAGAAGGCGGCCAAGCCGGCATCACCCAACGAGGGCGAAGCCACCGTCACCCAGCCGCCCAACGTCGATCCGGACCAGGCAACGCCGGGCGGCAAGACCGATACGGCTGACTCGGACCGCGGATTGGACGACAAGCCCGAGCCGGAGGTCAAGGGGCTGGGCATCGCCCCGGGTGCGCGCCGACCCGGCGCCAAGAAGGCGGCTGCGCCGGCGCAGCCATCCGCTGCCCCCAAACCGGCTGCCACGCAAGCGGAACCGGCGAGTAGCGGCGAATCCGGCGCTGCCCCTGAGTCATCCGACAGCGACGGCGGAGACAAGCCCGAGCCGCCGGCGGTGAAGGGCCTCGGCATCGCCAGGGGTGCTCGCCCGCCGGGCAAGCGCTGA